From SAR202 cluster bacterium, one genomic window encodes:
- a CDS encoding DNA recombination protein RmuC, translated as MSTGSLDAGLVVGLLIGGLIGWLISRIQETPQRAALQCRLAAAEELARQSRLAGAESRAQMADTFKALATDALRESNEAFLQVSRTVLEKHHGIAQNDLDKRRLAIEEMLKPLASATIELERQRQDAYSSIRDLVKSLSTGQDALSREARALSQALRTPNVRGRWGEATLKRVAELAGMVEYCDFTEQESNDGPAGKLRPDMVVHLPNKRRVVVDAKTSLDAYLRSIEADTDEMRDNALRRHARQVAARVDELSAKAYWSSLDFTPEFVVLFLPGEPFLAAALQHDPALLDKALASRVVPATPSTLIALLHAVAYGWKQEQMAENAMRVSAIGKELYERLAIWTANLDKVGKSLGQAVQAYNDSVGGLEHRVLVSARRMKEMGISTDREIPVLEPKDIQPRHVTVLAASMEVSSLGEALGMAEPLDGRAREEAQHVARPA; from the coding sequence TTGAGCACAGGGTCACTAGATGCGGGCCTGGTGGTTGGGCTGCTCATCGGCGGCCTCATCGGCTGGCTGATTTCCAGGATTCAAGAGACCCCTCAGCGCGCAGCGCTGCAATGCAGGCTGGCGGCCGCCGAAGAGCTCGCGCGCCAGTCGAGGCTTGCCGGCGCCGAGTCCAGGGCACAGATGGCAGACACCTTTAAGGCCCTGGCCACCGACGCGCTGCGCGAAAGCAACGAGGCATTCCTCCAGGTCTCCCGGACCGTCCTCGAAAAACACCACGGCATCGCGCAGAACGATCTCGATAAGCGCCGCCTCGCCATCGAAGAGATGCTGAAGCCTCTCGCCTCGGCAACGATAGAGCTTGAGCGTCAGAGGCAAGACGCCTATTCCTCAATCCGTGACCTCGTGAAGAGCCTCTCCACCGGGCAGGACGCCCTTTCCCGAGAGGCTCGCGCCCTTTCACAAGCCCTTCGCACGCCCAACGTGCGCGGCAGGTGGGGCGAGGCGACGCTCAAACGCGTCGCCGAGTTGGCCGGCATGGTGGAGTATTGCGACTTCACGGAACAGGAGTCTAATGACGGCCCGGCCGGGAAGCTCAGGCCAGACATGGTCGTCCACCTTCCGAACAAGAGAAGAGTGGTTGTTGACGCAAAGACGTCTCTCGATGCGTACCTGCGCTCCATCGAAGCGGACACCGACGAGATGCGTGACAACGCTCTCCGCCGCCACGCCCGCCAGGTGGCCGCGCGGGTCGACGAGCTCTCAGCCAAAGCGTACTGGTCTTCCCTCGACTTCACACCGGAGTTCGTTGTCCTATTTCTCCCGGGAGAGCCGTTCCTCGCGGCGGCCCTCCAGCACGACCCCGCCCTCCTGGACAAGGCGCTTGCCAGCAGGGTGGTGCCGGCCACGCCCAGCACTCTCATCGCTCTCCTCCACGCTGTAGCTTACGGCTGGAAGCAGGAGCAGATGGCCGAGAACGCAATGCGGGTTTCCGCAATCGGCAAAGAGCTGTACGAGCGCCTTGCGATATGGACCGCCAATCTCGACAAGGTGGGCAAGTCGCTCGGCCAGGCGGTGCAGGCGTACAACGACAGCGTTGGTGGCCTGGAGCACCGAGTCCTGGTGAGCGCCCGCCGGATGAAGGAGATGGGAATTTCCACGGACAGGGAAATCCCCGTCCTTGAGCCGAAGGACATCCAGCCGAGGCATGTCACGGTGCTGGCGGCCTCAATGGAGGTCTCCTCCCTCGGCGAGGCGCTGGGCATGGCCGAGCCCCTGGACGGCCGCGCACGCGAAGAGGCCCAGCATGTCGCTCGACCTGCATAG
- a CDS encoding DUF2795 domain-containing protein produces the protein MANINPVQIQKYLKGVDYPCSKDDLIAHAEQQGADDSVIQALQQLQSNKFNSANEITEALTRAQTTAGARMGTGTMSGQGSQGSMGGTQGTEGSFGSQGQGSMGSRGTQGHQGLGQQGASQGQGGMTGGRAGARSARADRAVRVARRASRTGRASSRASRTARLVPRTIRTRPGASRTDSVRPGGGQQDLPALPTGGRR, from the coding sequence ATGGCGAATATCAATCCGGTCCAGATCCAGAAGTACCTGAAGGGTGTTGATTACCCTTGCTCCAAGGACGATTTGATCGCCCATGCGGAGCAGCAGGGCGCCGACGATTCAGTAATTCAGGCCTTGCAGCAGCTCCAGTCCAACAAGTTCAACAGCGCCAACGAGATCACCGAGGCCCTGACCCGCGCGCAGACGACAGCAGGGGCGCGAATGGGGACCGGGACTATGTCCGGCCAGGGCAGCCAGGGTTCCATGGGCGGCACCCAGGGCACGGAAGGGTCTTTCGGCTCTCAGGGCCAGGGATCCATGGGCTCCCGCGGCACTCAGGGTCACCAGGGGCTGGGGCAGCAGGGCGCCAGCCAGGGCCAGGGCGGAATGACCGGGGGTCGCGCGGGGGCTCGTTCAGCCAGGGCGGACAGGGCGGTCAGAGTGGCTCGCAGGGCCAGCAGAACCGGCAGGGCCAGCAGCAGGGCCAGCAGAACCGCCAGGCTGGTTCCGAGGACGATCAGGACACGTCCCGGAGCCAGTCGGACCGATAGTGTGAGACCGGGTGGCGGGCAGCAAGACTTACCTGCCCTTCCAACTGGTGGACGGCGCTGA
- a CDS encoding DNA double-strand break repair nuclease NurA: MSRCWRPQWRSPPSARRWAWPSPWTAAHAKRPSMSLDLHSTARQITDMASELLARQRERAARFDSAVESAKSFTMEAYRDALSRNPDLFRNLPVFSEPPSARYAAPPAPEAFTVIASDGSSIDIDRHLPVRCFLINTGIAHITYGPSPDAALSSSARLYATREELVIRDIETGREHPIDSTILVAKRAVEEMTALVQASRALPDDTPALALVDGTLFVHGVVGQSIPDFVPRELIDNGFAKAVEEMKDLADGRNLALASYISMPGSPDVVRTLRAMSCPFASSDSEYRCNLSPGASGPCEGCMGGIADRDLFAEMLAPGERTAIFHMSSQIIDRHYRGTGLSFFYLNAGEEIGRVEVPSWVACDPALVGLVHSLVLDQCNRGIGYPVALMEAHEQAVVNGADRTLFRELIERELYRQGMPVFTSEKNRSKRLRWT; this comes from the coding sequence ATGTCACGGTGCTGGCGGCCTCAATGGAGGTCTCCTCCCTCGGCGAGGCGCTGGGCATGGCCGAGCCCCTGGACGGCCGCGCACGCGAAGAGGCCCAGCATGTCGCTCGACCTGCATAGCACCGCGCGGCAGATCACGGACATGGCATCGGAGCTCCTGGCGAGGCAGCGGGAGCGGGCCGCGCGCTTCGACAGCGCCGTGGAATCCGCAAAGTCATTCACTATGGAGGCATACCGGGACGCGCTCTCGCGGAACCCAGACCTGTTCCGCAACCTGCCTGTCTTCTCCGAGCCGCCATCCGCCCGGTACGCCGCGCCCCCCGCTCCGGAGGCGTTCACAGTTATCGCCTCGGACGGCTCCAGCATCGATATTGACCGCCACCTCCCGGTCAGGTGTTTCCTGATCAACACCGGGATAGCCCATATCACGTACGGGCCTTCACCGGATGCAGCGCTTTCCAGCAGCGCCCGCCTGTACGCCACGCGGGAAGAGCTTGTCATCCGCGATATCGAAACCGGTCGCGAGCACCCTATCGATTCCACGATCCTCGTTGCCAAGCGCGCCGTAGAAGAGATGACCGCCCTGGTGCAGGCGTCGCGCGCGCTGCCGGACGACACGCCGGCGCTCGCCCTCGTGGACGGGACGCTGTTCGTCCACGGCGTCGTGGGGCAGAGCATACCGGACTTCGTTCCGCGCGAGCTCATAGACAACGGGTTCGCGAAGGCGGTCGAGGAGATGAAAGACCTGGCCGACGGGCGCAACCTGGCCTTGGCCAGCTATATCTCAATGCCGGGCAGCCCCGATGTTGTTCGAACCCTTCGCGCCATGTCTTGCCCATTCGCCTCAAGTGACTCCGAATACAGGTGCAACCTCAGCCCGGGGGCCTCTGGGCCGTGCGAAGGCTGCATGGGCGGCATCGCCGACCGGGACCTATTCGCCGAAATGCTGGCGCCCGGGGAGCGCACGGCCATCTTCCACATGTCCAGCCAGATCATCGACCGCCACTACAGGGGCACAGGCCTGAGCTTCTTCTACCTGAACGCGGGAGAGGAGATCGGTAGAGTGGAGGTGCCGTCCTGGGTTGCCTGCGACCCGGCGCTGGTAGGCCTGGTCCATTCTCTCGTCCTGGACCAGTGCAATCGCGGCATCGGGTATCCCGTGGCGCTGATGGAGGCGCACGAGCAGGCGGTGGTGAACGGCGCAGACCGAACGCTCTTCAGGGAGCTTATCGAGCGCGAGCTCTACAGACAGGGCATGCCGGTGTTCACATCCGAGAAGAACCGGTCCAAGAGGCTGCGCTGGACTTAG
- a CDS encoding trehalose utilization protein ThuA → MDSPLRVTVWNEYRHERKDGPIKQIYPDGMHAPIARYLESNGCRVRIATLDDPEHGLSQDVLDSTDVLTWWGHNFHEAVQDHVVDRVHKRVLSGMGLIALHSSHMSKIFRRLMGTTGLLRWRKAAERERLWTIEPGHPIADGIGDYIELPASEMYGERFDIPAPEKIIFISWFQGGDVFRSGCTWERGHGRVFYFSPGDESYPIYHNEQVLHVILNAAPWARPRVNSLPKLIKAADPLEKIS, encoded by the coding sequence ATGGACAGCCCGCTGAGAGTGACCGTCTGGAACGAGTACCGTCATGAGCGTAAGGACGGCCCGATCAAGCAGATCTATCCAGACGGCATGCACGCGCCGATCGCTCGCTACCTCGAGAGCAACGGCTGCCGGGTGAGGATAGCCACCCTCGATGATCCGGAGCATGGCCTTTCGCAGGATGTCCTGGACTCAACAGATGTGCTGACTTGGTGGGGCCACAACTTCCACGAGGCCGTGCAGGACCACGTCGTTGATCGCGTGCACAAGCGGGTGCTTTCCGGCATGGGCCTGATCGCCCTTCACTCCAGCCACATGTCAAAGATTTTCAGAAGGCTCATGGGCACAACCGGCCTGCTGCGCTGGCGCAAGGCGGCCGAGCGCGAGCGCCTGTGGACGATAGAGCCCGGGCACCCAATAGCGGATGGCATTGGGGACTACATTGAGCTGCCGGCGAGCGAGATGTACGGCGAGCGTTTTGACATCCCTGCACCGGAAAAGATCATATTCATCTCGTGGTTCCAGGGCGGCGACGTGTTCCGGAGCGGCTGCACATGGGAGCGCGGGCATGGCCGCGTCTTCTACTTCAGCCCAGGCGACGAGTCCTATCCGATCTACCACAACGAGCAGGTACTGCACGTGATACTAAACGCCGCACCCTGGGCCAGGCCCAGAGTGAACAGCCTACCGAAGTTAATCAAGGCAGCC